The following proteins are co-located in the Dromiciops gliroides isolate mDroGli1 chromosome 2, mDroGli1.pri, whole genome shotgun sequence genome:
- the RAB14 gene encoding ras-related protein Rab-14, with product MATAPYNYSYIFKYIIIGDMGVGKSCLLHQFTEKKFMADCPHTIGVEFGTRIIEVSGQKIKLQIWDTAGQERFRAVTRSYYRGAAGALMVYDITRRSTYNHLSSWLTDARNLTNPNTVIILIGNKADLEAQRDVTYEEAKQFAEENGLLFLEASAKTGENVEDAFLEAAKKIYQNIQDGSLDLNAAESGVQHKPSAPQGGRLTSEPQPQREGCGC from the exons ATGGCAACTGCACCTTACAACTACTCCTACATCTTTAAGTACATTATTATTG GGGACATGGGAGTAGGAAAGTCCTGCTTGCTTCAtcaatttacagaaaaaaaat TTATGGCTGATTGTCCTCACACAATTGGTGTTGAATTTGGTACAAGAATAATTGAAGTTAGTGGCCAAAAAATCAAACTTCAGATTTGGGACACAGCAGGACAGGAGCGATTTAGGGCTGTTACACGAAGCTACTACAGAGGAGCAGCAGGAGCACTTATGGTCTATGATATTACTAG AAGAAGCACATATAACCATTTAAGCAGCTGGTTGACAGATGCAAGGAATCTTACCAATCCAAATACT GTAATAATTCTCATAGGAAATAAAGCAGATTTGGAAGCACAGAGAGATGTTACATATGAAGAAGCCAAACAATTTGCAGAGGAAAATG gcTTATTGTTCCTTGAAGCGAGTGCAAAAAC GGGAGAGAATGTAGAGGATGCCTTCCTGGAGGCTGCCAAGAAAATCTATCAGAACATCCAAGATGGAAGCCTGGATCTGAATGCTGCAGAATCTGGGGTACAACACAAACCTTCAGCTCCCCAGGGTGGACGGCTAACCAGTGAACCCCAACCTCAGAGAGAAGGCTGTGGCTGCTAG